The genome window TCTCTTGCTTTTCTAAGCATTTTCTTAAGAAGCTCTTTTTCATAAATATAGGTCTGATTCAGGCGCTCAACATCTGTGTCTTCAACACGGAGACGCATGATTTCATTCCAGTTCTTTTCCTGTTCTTCATAAGTGGGGTCACCAGAAACTTCTTTGATCTGTTTTTTGATATTCCCGGCAACTTTCTTGCTCAGGTCATCAAAGTCATTGATCTTTCCTCTGGATTTTTTGCCCTGATATACAACTTCAACGACATCCCAGACGTGTAGAACTTCTTTTCTGAATTCATCAACCTGGTCATCGTAATTTTTTCTCAGCTTTTCAAGCTGATCATTGTCGTAGAATTTCAGAGTAATCTGATATCGTTCATCAGGAAGTCTTGCAGGATCTGCATCTTCATACTCTTTGATTCTTAACTCACGGGCATTCTTCATGTTTTCAATAAACTGATAACCCATTTTACTTGTATCAAGAATAGAAGTCAGATTGTTAACAGCAGTATTGAATCCTCTGTTTCTGATGTTTTCATCATCTACAATCCGTTTGATATTTTCTCTGATATTCTGGGGGTCAAATTCATCTCTTGGAATTTCAGCTCTCAGACCTTCAATCTTTTCGACCAGATTTTTAGCCATGAAAGCATAACGTCTGGAATTTTCATCTTCTTTATCATCGTCTGTAAAGTCAGTGACTTTCTTGATTCTTTCAAACATCAGCTCAGAATCAGTAAGTTCTTCCTTACCTTCATCCACAAGCTGGTCCTGTAGAACCTCAATTTCACGATCAATAAACTCGGAAATAGTCTTAGAAATCTGATCTTTGATAATATATTCAACAGACGCCTGATATTGAATGATAGGACTGATCAACTCTGATTCAAGTATATTGATGGAAAGCTTTACATCAGAAACGACTTTGGGTTTGAATGCGTTGTCTTTGAAAGAACACTTGATAATTGAATATGCATTTTCACCTCTGATAAATGCACCAACATCTGTTTTCTGTCTCAGAAGAGCATTTGTTTCATTTTCAAGATCATTCAGACCTCTTTGAACATGCCCCTGGAGATGTCCATACATGTTAACGATAGACTTCTCAACTTCACCGGTATTGAACTTATCAGCCCCACCGATCTGGTCCAACATTTCAGATATTTCTTTTGGAGTGTATCGAGCAAGAGCCTT of Oceanispirochaeta crateris contains these proteins:
- the cfpA gene encoding cytoplasmic filament protein CfpA, which translates into the protein MAGDLPRSPNVFHPTKPSAVGSRNSLAQDGRQQNDEFERVIQEESEKVLKEVETKLPPEVLKELDVMGGLKQKLYNYYNQNYQNMFNRYVVTTEDEMVKKIRGFIDKEENKALARYTPKEISEMLDQIGGADKFNTGEVEKSIVNMYGHLQGHVQRGLNDLENETNALLRQKTDVGAFIRGENAYSIIKCSFKDNAFKPKVVSDVKLSINILESELISPIIQYQASVEYIIKDQISKTISEFIDREIEVLQDQLVDEGKEELTDSELMFERIKKVTDFTDDDKEDENSRRYAFMAKNLVEKIEGLRAEIPRDEFDPQNIRENIKRIVDDENIRNRGFNTAVNNLTSILDTSKMGYQFIENMKNARELRIKEYEDADPARLPDERYQITLKFYDNDQLEKLRKNYDDQVDEFRKEVLHVWDVVEVVYQGKKSRGKINDFDDLSKKVAGNIKKQIKEVSGDPTYEEQEKNWNEIMRLRVEDTDVERLNQTYIYEKELLKKMLRKAREKVALTFGYENPKMRVVTDQRIDFLEREVEEFDYIINPYHVQPGLVLDVDITSIKRKKYTLNSMANVMNEFLNGVSKGFADAAFASFKRRRSTVRDDINQTFSDSGSSASAVSSESADRLKSLNDGQDAPKGKADVTPSKSSRKKVNLDELSEI